Proteins from a single region of Blastocatellia bacterium:
- a CDS encoding TMEM165/GDT1 family protein: MNWNALLSTFALIFLAEMGDKTQLAAITMVSRTQSPLAVFLGASLAMVLVTLLGVLGGELLVRFVPEEYLRKIAATAFILIGVLMLAGKL; encoded by the coding sequence ATGAACTGGAACGCCCTGCTTTCGACCTTCGCCCTCATCTTTCTGGCCGAAATGGGAGACAAAACACAACTGGCGGCCATTACGATGGTCTCCCGAACGCAATCGCCCCTGGCCGTCTTCCTCGGAGCCTCGCTGGCGATGGTGCTGGTAACGCTCCTTGGTGTCCTCGGGGGAGAACTCCTCGTGCGGTTCGTCCCGGAGGAATATCTCCGGAAGATTGCCGCCACCGCCTTCATCCTCATCGGCGTCCTCATGCTGGCCGGGAAGCTCTGA
- the tyrS gene encoding tyrosine--tRNA ligase has protein sequence MMEIEQQLELLKRGVVDLIREDELKAKLEHSNRSGQPLRVKLGADPTAPDLHLGHTVVLRKLRQFQDLGHTVIFLIGDFTGMIGDPTGRSVTRPPLSAEEIAANAETYKRQVFKILDPDRTVIEFNSRWLGALRSEDWIRLAARVTLAQILERDDFQKRLHQGSPISLHELLYPVAQAYDSVVLRADVEMGGTDQKFNLLVGRDLQREFGQPPQVVMTVPLLIGTDGVQKMSKSYGNYIGITESPDQIYGKTMAISDELMWHYYELLTDVPLAELARWRRDADEGRINPRDLKAQLARRLVTEFHSAEAAARAEEEFNRIFRERQLPSTIPVVEITLATPTIELARLLVTTGLAPSIREARRLIQQGGVSLDTVRCSDPRAVVSFEDRRERLLQVGKRRFLRVIVADTGRQGG, from the coding sequence ATGATGGAGATAGAACAACAACTGGAGCTTCTCAAACGCGGTGTGGTTGATCTCATCCGGGAGGACGAGCTGAAGGCCAAGCTCGAGCACTCCAACCGCAGCGGTCAGCCCTTGCGCGTCAAACTGGGGGCCGATCCCACGGCTCCCGATCTCCATCTCGGTCATACGGTCGTGTTGCGCAAGCTGCGCCAGTTTCAGGACCTCGGCCACACGGTCATCTTTCTCATCGGCGATTTCACCGGGATGATCGGCGATCCCACGGGTCGGTCGGTGACGCGACCACCACTATCGGCGGAGGAGATCGCCGCCAATGCCGAGACCTACAAGCGCCAGGTCTTCAAAATCCTCGATCCCGACCGCACGGTCATCGAGTTTAACTCGCGATGGCTCGGAGCCCTCCGCAGCGAGGATTGGATCCGACTGGCGGCCAGGGTGACTCTGGCGCAGATTCTCGAACGGGACGATTTTCAAAAGCGGCTCCATCAGGGCAGTCCCATCAGCCTCCACGAACTGCTCTATCCGGTCGCCCAGGCTTACGATTCGGTCGTCCTGCGCGCCGATGTGGAAATGGGAGGAACGGATCAAAAGTTCAATCTGCTCGTGGGCCGGGATCTTCAGCGGGAATTCGGCCAACCGCCGCAGGTGGTCATGACCGTCCCGCTTCTGATCGGCACCGATGGCGTGCAGAAGATGTCGAAATCCTATGGCAACTACATCGGCATCACCGAGTCGCCCGATCAAATTTACGGCAAAACGATGGCCATCTCCGACGAGCTGATGTGGCACTACTACGAACTGCTGACCGATGTTCCCCTGGCGGAACTGGCTCGATGGCGGCGCGACGCCGACGAAGGCCGCATCAATCCCCGCGATCTGAAAGCGCAACTGGCCCGCCGTCTGGTGACCGAATTCCACTCGGCAGAAGCTGCGGCCCGCGCCGAGGAGGAATTCAACCGGATCTTCCGCGAGCGCCAGTTGCCGAGCACCATTCCCGTCGTGGAGATCACCCTGGCGACACCGACCATCGAGCTGGCCCGGCTGCTGGTGACGACCGGATTGGCCCCCTCGATCCGCGAAGCCCGACGGCTGATCCAGCAGGGGGGCGTCTCTCTGGACACCGTGCGATGCTCCGATCCCCGCGCCGTCGTCTCCTTTGAAGACCGCCGCGAACGGCTCCTCCAGGTTGGCAAACGTCGTTTTCTCCGCGTCATTGTGGCCGATACGGGAAGGCAAGGCGGCTGA
- a CDS encoding outer membrane lipoprotein-sorting protein, which yields MKQRVVMVVGAVLVALLASQCQRRAAHEESPLPAISGEDVIQRFRQQFSRRPFSARIKISFPGDEAAPEEILVRVLHRPSADETRTFMQIVSPVSESKQAVLVIERPGQKTDVISYLPGLRRIVRLSTGRRLSYKGVSVSVQELIGGELYNYDHTLTGVQVIDGVPTYVVESHLKADRESDYPRMVGFYRQDTFLPMMVELYNVRGERERIARFTEITTVEGQPTIRRVEVESVPDGRHFTLETLEVTYEELPEALFTEAHLIEVVTRAAQEILRGQPAVIR from the coding sequence CGAGCCGCGCACGAGGAATCTCCTCTGCCGGCCATCAGCGGTGAGGACGTCATCCAGCGATTCCGGCAGCAATTCTCCCGCCGTCCTTTCTCCGCCCGAATCAAGATTTCCTTCCCCGGCGATGAAGCAGCGCCGGAAGAAATTCTCGTTCGCGTCCTGCACCGACCGTCGGCGGACGAAACGCGCACCTTCATGCAAATCGTCTCGCCTGTGAGCGAAAGCAAGCAGGCCGTGCTCGTCATCGAGCGCCCGGGGCAGAAGACCGACGTGATTTCCTACCTCCCCGGATTGAGACGGATCGTCAGACTCTCGACGGGACGGCGACTGAGCTACAAAGGGGTGAGCGTCTCGGTTCAGGAATTGATCGGGGGAGAACTCTACAACTATGACCACACCCTCACCGGGGTGCAGGTCATTGACGGCGTGCCCACCTATGTGGTGGAGAGTCATTTGAAAGCCGATCGGGAATCAGACTATCCGCGAATGGTCGGCTTCTATCGGCAGGATACTTTCCTGCCCATGATGGTGGAACTCTATAACGTCCGAGGGGAACGAGAACGCATCGCTCGCTTCACCGAAATCACCACCGTTGAGGGTCAGCCGACGATCCGACGTGTCGAGGTCGAAAGCGTCCCCGATGGTCGGCATTTCACTCTGGAAACCCTCGAGGTGACCTACGAGGAACTTCCCGAGGCGCTTTTCACTGAGGCGCATCTGATCGAAGTCGTCACGCGGGCTGCGCAGGAAATCCTGAGAGGGCAACCGGCAGTGATCCGTTGA